In one window of Brassica rapa cultivar Chiifu-401-42 chromosome A07, CAAS_Brap_v3.01, whole genome shotgun sequence DNA:
- the LOC103831988 gene encoding auxilin-like protein 1 isoform X1 translates to MEYEKPPSATTFSRKMTSRSHSHSLSFSANAVYDGVFSSPANTKSPLVDYGEIFRGSGPSPSSIPFLDVPELNVGKVKVDVRSSKLDYGSVFGGFGGCGDFAVTPNEVIVRPEKKERRSRRKGGSSSDEVKNLTSSPEMVRMKHSDILLHQTKENGTAHLTQVQAVSGPSPTQVVGEVSPLQKIVQGSENGTTRSAQVPFVAAPTQVVDNISPLQKIGQDEKGTTRSAQVPVESPPTQVVDNTSLLQKVESKTPIPSVEEVQASRKRRSKTEVDYEKIFVRDESTTRGDSTCKTDSIAERRDVKPPSSLLQRTLNGASERFMGFSSGLPERYHQAEDDDDSPSSPPFFDAETDIDSSAAESSAALKKALEEAQVRMNIAKQMMDRKKSGFRSSAKLKTCDESLKVEVKTEAVVSSQVEDKRDEKVEEKTEESSSQVLGEAVNSSEQSFSNEGDQHAKRARKQWDVPEGLLNSTSDHKQQEVEEVKLEEEQARRARKHWDLPGGIFKSVMKSKQQEPEGLAPAKSETDTKQEAQPLTENPFYTFGQLGSKIKGVVEAFTGSKVSQKNETHPTEEEKSILPQMVHCEEGGGDSQEMLAAIPVTEAEEIQQQTESKGETKQEEKSESKMSTFAEECSEEMEKETGWQVKTSCESEDGPECGVIVFQETSDPTYSFLDQEGEKEIVSRPQEILVSPDDTKPDVREVEEIPTPNESLSTTQLDESVGTMVSFARESTPEPGNIHEETEHKAPRRRRVWKTSEDVYNMIRAPKGNKRHWQLPSVETETTQRSFQMEGVRIHDSSEEIESTSEQASDSGLQENWTVLKQMFRQMFQTTDTTKGEDETYCLVESEKEHIDIHQEAGDENGKETSYCQITGTDRYEENELETEDKAYAHTVEDEELESEQETNCREEEGNVEVHGKTSLVRELIGEEEPDATGMASDQDDEYVPEVFEEAGWAQGLSELDEIREHPDSHAEMLEYDRSETDSNKSCEKFDQTRELAEETKIDCSVDTDTSRSSFETRQGDSHTEEVGFEQDLRDQFHEKNSAASSTEEHVEEIDTDSIQSGWSVDDKIKSYVEESLAAHMQDGGASKVEEIEEPKEESDDMETSLSEENNEDKTEQEHRFECQKEEVDRNNVESAESSCCLPKGDEEIGAATDINMKENEGEESCRSSTSDASQKEADRVEKHLKKKDEAKEKERAKEKERSMVERAIREARERAFADAKERAGKAAMEKAKARVPRRVASDGPRRSEKASVEVNDKLSSAEKASMQAKLRAERAAVERALSEARERALEKALSGKFDASQTRSYGGSKSFGSSGDRRGSSSSQGTENKSSGPSSSSNQTAKAEPIQRCKARSERHQRTSERAAEALAEKKLRDLKVQKEEAERNRLSEALDADVKRWSNGKENNLRALLSTLQYILGAESGWKPIPLTDLVSSASVRKAYRKATLYVHPDKLQQRGASTQQKYICEKVFDLLKEAWNKFGADER, encoded by the exons ATGGAGTACGAGAAGCCTCCCTCTGCTACTACCTTCTCCAGGAAGATGACTAGCCGTAGCCACAGCCACAGCCTCAGCTTCAGCGCCAATGCCGTATACGACGGCGTTTTCTCTTCTCCTGCTAACACGAAGTCTCCTCTCGTCGATTACGGCGAGATATTCCGCGGCTCGGGTCCTTCTCCGTCTTCGATTCCGTTTCTCGATGTCCCTGAGCTCAACGTTGGTAAGGTTAAAGTCGATGTAAGGAGCTCCAAGCTCGATTACGGTTCGGTGTTTGGAGGGTTCGGAGGTTGCGGTGATTTCGCTGTTACTCCCAACGAAGTGATCGTTAGGCCTGAGAAGAAGGAAAGAAG GAGTCGTAGGAAAGGTGGAAGCTCTTCTGATGAGGTCAAGAATCTAACTTCTTCGCCTGAGATGGTTAGGATGAAGCATTCTGATATATTACTACACCAGACAAAAGAGAATGGGACAGCTCATCTTACTCAGGTTCAAGCTGTGTCTGGTCCTAGTCCTACTCAGGTGGTTGGTGAGGTTAGTCCGTTGCAGAAGATTGTCCAGGGCAGTGAGAATGGGACTACTCGTTCTGCTCAGGTTCCTTTCGTGGCTGCTCCTACTCAAGTGGTTGATAATATTAGTCCGTTGCAGAAGATTGGCCAGGATGAGAAGGGGACTACTCGTTCTGCTCAGGTTCCTGTTGAGTCTCCTCCCACTCAAGTGGTTGATAACACGAGTCTGTTGCAGAAGGTTGAGAGTAAAACACCTATTCCATCAGTTGAGGAAGTTCAGGCTTCTAGAAAGCGGAGATCTAAAACTGAGGTGGATTACGAGAAGATCTTTGTTCGAGATGAAAGCACTACGCGTGGTGACTCCACGTGCAAGACTGATTCTATTGCTGAGCGTCGGGATGTGAAACCACCTTCCAGCTTGCTGCAGCGTACACTCAATGGAGCTTCTGAAAGATTTATGGGTTTCAGTTCAGGGCTTCCGGAGAGGTATCATCAagctgaagatgatgatgattctcCGAGTTCACCTCCATTCTTTGATGCTGAAACAGATATAGATTCTTCTGCTGCTGAGTCTTCCGCGGCGTTGAAAAAGGCTTTAGAAGAGGCTCAAGTGAGAATGAATATCGCAAAACAAATGATGGACAGGAAAAAATCAGGTTTTCGTAGTTCCGCTAAACTGAAAACTTGTGATGAGTCCCTTAAAGTTGAAGTAAAAACCGAAGCTGTGGTAAGTTCTCAAGTTGAAGACAAAAGGGACGAAAAAGTTGAAGAAAAAACAGAAGAAAGCAGTTCTCAAGTTCTTGGTGAAGCGGTGAACTCTTCTGAACAATCATTCTCAAACGAGGGAGATCAACATGCAAAGAGAGCACGGAAGCAGTGGGATGTTCCTGAAGGACTTTTAAATTCAACCTCAGACCATAAGCAGCAAGAGGTCGAAGAGGTGAAGCTAGAGGAGGAACAAGCCAGAAGAGCTCGAAAACACTGGGACTTACCTGGAGGGATATTCAAATCAGTTATGAAGAGTAAGCAGCAGGAGCCAGAAGGCCTTGCACCAGCCAAATCTGAAACTGATACGAAACAAGAGGCGCAACCATTGACTGAGAATCCCTTCTACACATTTGGACAGCTGGGTAGTAAAATAAAAGGTGTTGTAGAGGCCTTCACGGGAAGCAAGGTTTCACAAAAGAATGAGACACATCCAACAGAGGAGGAAAAATCTATCCTCCCTCAAATGGTTCACTGTGAAGAAGGTGGTGGTGACTCACAAGAGATGTTAGCTGCTATTCCAGTCACGGAAGCGGAGGAGATCCAGCAACAAACTGAGAGTAAAGGCGAAACCAAACAAGAAGAGAAgtctgaatccaaaatgtctaCTTTTGCGGAAGAGTGTTCAGAGGAGATGGAGAAAGAAACAGGATGGCAAGTTAAAACTTCTTGTGAGTCCGAAGATGGACCTGAGTGTGGTGTAATAGTTTTCCAAGAAACCTCTGACCCAACTTACAGTTTTCTAGATCAGGAGGGTGAGAAGGAGATAGTTTCTAGGCCGCAGGAGATCTTAGTTAGTCCTGATGATACCAAACCAGACGTAAGGGAAGTGGAAGAGATTCCAACACCTAATGAGAGTTTGAGTACAACTCAATTAGATGAAAGTGTTGGAACTATGGTGTCTTTTGCGAGAGAAAGCACTCCTGAGCCAGGAAACATACACGAGGAGACAGAGCACAAGGCTCCCAGGCGAAGAAGAGTTTGGAAGACCTCTGAAGACGTCTACAATATGATAAGGGCACCGAAGGGAAACAAAAGGCATTGGCAGCTACCAAGTGTTGAAACAGAAACTACACAGAGGTCCTTTCAAATGGAAGGTGTAAGGATCCATGATTCTAGTGAGGAAATAGAAAGCACATCTGAGCAAGCCAGTGATTCAGGATTGCAAGAAAATTGGACCGTTCTTAAACAAATGTTTAGGCAGATGTTCCAGACAACAGATACTACTAAGGGAGAGGATGAAACTTATTGCTTGGTGGAATCTGAAAAGGAGCATATTGATATCCATCAAGAAGCTGGAGACGAGAATGGGAAAGAAACTTCTTACTGCCAAATTACTGGTACAGATAGATATGAAGAGAATGAATTGGAGACGGAGGATAAAGCCTATGCACATACCGTAGAAGATGAAGAATTGGAGTCTGAACAAGAAACAAACTGTAGAGAAGAGGAAGGTAACGTAGAAGTGCATGGAAAAACGTCTTTGGTCCGTGAACTAATTGGAGAAGAGGAGCCGGATGCTACTGGAATGGCTAGTGACCAAGATGATGAATACGTGCCGGAAGTATTTGAAGAAGCTGGCTGGGCTCAAGGACTTTCTGAACTTGATGAGATCAGAGAGCATCCAGATTCTCATGCTGAAATGCTTGAATATGATCGTAGTGAGACGGATTCAAACAAATCTTGCGAGAAATTTGACCAAACGCGGGAACTAGCAGAGGAAACCAAGATCGACTGTAGCGTAGATACTGACACCAGCAGGTCATCTTTTGAAACTAGACAAGGTGATTCACATACTGAGGAGGTTGGCTTCGAGCAGGATCTCAGGGATCAGTTCCATGAGAAAAACAGTGCTGCCAGTAGCACGGAAGAGCACGTTGAAGAAATAGATACTGATTCAATTCAAAGTGGTTGGAGCGTTGACGATAAAATCAAGTCTTATGTTGAGGAAAGTTTGGCTGCTCATATGCAGGATGGAGGTGCAAGTAAGGTTGAAGAAATAGAGGAACCCAAAGAAGAATCTGATGACATGGAAACAAGTCTAAGTGAAGAGAATAATGAAGATAAGACGGAACAAGAGCACCGGTTTGAGTGTCAAAAGGAGGAGGTAGATCGAAACAATGTAGAGTCAGCCGAGTCTTCCTGTTGTTTGCCGAAAGGAGATGAAGAAATTGGCGCAGCAACAGATataaacatgaaagaaaatgaGGGAGAGGAGAGTTGTCGATCATCTACTTCTGATGCTTCACAAAAAGAAGCAGACCGAGTTGAGAAACATCtgaaaaagaaagatgaagcaaaagaaaaagaaagagcgaaagagaaagagagatcaaTGGTAGAAAGAGCTATACGTGAAGCCCGGGAAAGAGCCTTTGCTGATGCTAAGGAAAGAGCAGGAAAAGCAGCAATGGAGAAAGCAAAAGCGAGAGTTCCCCGAAGAGTTGCTTCTGATGGTCCAAGGAGATCAGAAAAGGCATCTGTTGAGGTAAATGATAAGTTGTCATCAGCTGAGAAGGCTTCAATGCAAGCCAAACTCAGAGCCGAGCGTGCTGCTGTAGAGAGAGCACTCTCTGAGGCCAGAGAACGTGCCCTAGAAAAAGCATTGTCCGGTAAGTTTGATGCTTCTCAAACGAGAAGTTATGGTGGCAGCAAGTCATTTGGCTCTTCTGGTGATAGACGAGGCTCCTCATCTTCT CAGGGTACAGAGAATAAAAGTTCGGGTCCTTCTAGTTCTTCAAACCAGACTG CCAAAGCTGAGCCAATCCAGAGATGCAAAGCTAGGTCTGAGAGACACCAGAGAACATCTGAGCGTGCG GCAGAGGCTCTTGCAGAGAAGAAACTCCGTGATCTCAAAGTCCAGAAAGAGGAGGCAGAGAGAAAT AGGCTCTCGGAAGCTCTTGATGCTGATGTCAAACGGTGGTCGAATGGAAAGGAAAACAACCTGCGGGCATTGCTCTCAACACTCCAATAC ATACTTGGAGCAGAGAGTGGATGGAAACCAATCCCTCTCACTGATCTTGTTTCAAGTGCTTCTGTGAGAAAAGCTTACAGAAAGGCAACTCTTTACGTTCATCCCGACAAGCTTCAACAACGTGGCGCATCCACACAACAGAAGTACATTTGCGAAAAGGTTTTTGACCTTCTCAAG GAAGCGTGGAACAAATTTGGTGCAGATGAACGATAA
- the LOC103831988 gene encoding auxilin-like protein 1 isoform X2, which yields MEYEKPPSATTFSRKMTSRSHSHSLSFSANAVYDGVFSSPANTKSPLVDYGEIFRGSGPSPSSIPFLDVPELNVGKVKVDVRSSKLDYGSVFGGFGGCGDFAVTPNEVIVRPEKKERRSRRKGGSSSDEVKNLTSSPEMVRMKHSDILLHQTKENGTAHLTQVQAVSGPSPTQVVGEVSPLQKIVQGSENGTTRSAQVPFVAAPTQVVDNISPLQKIGQDEKGTTRSAQVPVESPPTQVVDNTSLLQKVESKTPIPSVEEVQASRKRRSKTEVDYEKIFVRDESTTRGDSTCKTDSIAERRDVKPPSSLLQRTLNGASERFMGFSSGLPERYHQAEDDDDSPSSPPFFDAETDIDSSAAESSAALKKALEEAQVRMNIAKQMMDRKKSGFRSSAKLKTCDESLKVEVKTEAVVSSQVEDKRDEKVEEKTEESSSQVLGEAVNSSEQSFSNEGDQHAKRARKQWDVPEGLLNSTSDHKQQEVEEVKLEEEQARRARKHWDLPGGIFKSVMKSKQQEPEGLAPAKSETDTKQEAQPLTENPFYTFGQLGSKIKGVVEAFTGSKVSQKNETHPTEEEKSILPQMVHCEEGGGDSQEMLAAIPVTEAEEIQQQTESKGETKQEEKSESKMSTFAEECSEEMEKETGWQVKTSCESEDGPECGVIVFQETSDPTYSFLDQEGEKEIVSRPQEILVSPDDTKPDVREVEEIPTPNESLSTTQLDESVGTMVSFARESTPEPGNIHEETEHKAPRRRRVWKTSEDVYNMIRAPKGNKRHWQLPSVETETTQRSFQMEGVRIHDSSEEIESTSEQASDSGLQENWTVLKQMFRQMFQTTDTTKGEDETYCLVESEKEHIDIHQEAGDENGKETSYCQITGTDRYEENELETEDKAYAHTVEDEELESEQETNCREEEGNVEVHGKTSLVRELIGEEEPDATGMASDQDDEYVPEVFEEAGWAQGLSELDEIREHPDSHAEMLEYDRSETDSNKSCEKFDQTRELAEETKIDCSVDTDTSRSSFETRQGDSHTEEVGFEQDLRDQFHEKNSAASSTEEHVEEIDTDSIQSGWSVDDKIKSYVEESLAAHMQDGGASKVEEIEEPKEESDDMETSLSEENNEDKTEQEHRFECQKEEVDRNNVESAESSCCLPKGDEEIGAATDINMKENEGEESCRSSTSDASQKEADRVEKHLKKKDEAKEKERAKEKERSMVERAIREARERAFADAKERAGKAAMEKAKARVPRRVASDGPRRSEKASVEVNDKLSSAEKASMQAKLRAERAAVERALSEARERALEKALSGKFDASQTRSYGGSKSFGSSGDRRGSSSSGTENKSSGPSSSSNQTAKAEPIQRCKARSERHQRTSERAAEALAEKKLRDLKVQKEEAERNRLSEALDADVKRWSNGKENNLRALLSTLQYILGAESGWKPIPLTDLVSSASVRKAYRKATLYVHPDKLQQRGASTQQKYICEKVFDLLKEAWNKFGADER from the exons ATGGAGTACGAGAAGCCTCCCTCTGCTACTACCTTCTCCAGGAAGATGACTAGCCGTAGCCACAGCCACAGCCTCAGCTTCAGCGCCAATGCCGTATACGACGGCGTTTTCTCTTCTCCTGCTAACACGAAGTCTCCTCTCGTCGATTACGGCGAGATATTCCGCGGCTCGGGTCCTTCTCCGTCTTCGATTCCGTTTCTCGATGTCCCTGAGCTCAACGTTGGTAAGGTTAAAGTCGATGTAAGGAGCTCCAAGCTCGATTACGGTTCGGTGTTTGGAGGGTTCGGAGGTTGCGGTGATTTCGCTGTTACTCCCAACGAAGTGATCGTTAGGCCTGAGAAGAAGGAAAGAAG GAGTCGTAGGAAAGGTGGAAGCTCTTCTGATGAGGTCAAGAATCTAACTTCTTCGCCTGAGATGGTTAGGATGAAGCATTCTGATATATTACTACACCAGACAAAAGAGAATGGGACAGCTCATCTTACTCAGGTTCAAGCTGTGTCTGGTCCTAGTCCTACTCAGGTGGTTGGTGAGGTTAGTCCGTTGCAGAAGATTGTCCAGGGCAGTGAGAATGGGACTACTCGTTCTGCTCAGGTTCCTTTCGTGGCTGCTCCTACTCAAGTGGTTGATAATATTAGTCCGTTGCAGAAGATTGGCCAGGATGAGAAGGGGACTACTCGTTCTGCTCAGGTTCCTGTTGAGTCTCCTCCCACTCAAGTGGTTGATAACACGAGTCTGTTGCAGAAGGTTGAGAGTAAAACACCTATTCCATCAGTTGAGGAAGTTCAGGCTTCTAGAAAGCGGAGATCTAAAACTGAGGTGGATTACGAGAAGATCTTTGTTCGAGATGAAAGCACTACGCGTGGTGACTCCACGTGCAAGACTGATTCTATTGCTGAGCGTCGGGATGTGAAACCACCTTCCAGCTTGCTGCAGCGTACACTCAATGGAGCTTCTGAAAGATTTATGGGTTTCAGTTCAGGGCTTCCGGAGAGGTATCATCAagctgaagatgatgatgattctcCGAGTTCACCTCCATTCTTTGATGCTGAAACAGATATAGATTCTTCTGCTGCTGAGTCTTCCGCGGCGTTGAAAAAGGCTTTAGAAGAGGCTCAAGTGAGAATGAATATCGCAAAACAAATGATGGACAGGAAAAAATCAGGTTTTCGTAGTTCCGCTAAACTGAAAACTTGTGATGAGTCCCTTAAAGTTGAAGTAAAAACCGAAGCTGTGGTAAGTTCTCAAGTTGAAGACAAAAGGGACGAAAAAGTTGAAGAAAAAACAGAAGAAAGCAGTTCTCAAGTTCTTGGTGAAGCGGTGAACTCTTCTGAACAATCATTCTCAAACGAGGGAGATCAACATGCAAAGAGAGCACGGAAGCAGTGGGATGTTCCTGAAGGACTTTTAAATTCAACCTCAGACCATAAGCAGCAAGAGGTCGAAGAGGTGAAGCTAGAGGAGGAACAAGCCAGAAGAGCTCGAAAACACTGGGACTTACCTGGAGGGATATTCAAATCAGTTATGAAGAGTAAGCAGCAGGAGCCAGAAGGCCTTGCACCAGCCAAATCTGAAACTGATACGAAACAAGAGGCGCAACCATTGACTGAGAATCCCTTCTACACATTTGGACAGCTGGGTAGTAAAATAAAAGGTGTTGTAGAGGCCTTCACGGGAAGCAAGGTTTCACAAAAGAATGAGACACATCCAACAGAGGAGGAAAAATCTATCCTCCCTCAAATGGTTCACTGTGAAGAAGGTGGTGGTGACTCACAAGAGATGTTAGCTGCTATTCCAGTCACGGAAGCGGAGGAGATCCAGCAACAAACTGAGAGTAAAGGCGAAACCAAACAAGAAGAGAAgtctgaatccaaaatgtctaCTTTTGCGGAAGAGTGTTCAGAGGAGATGGAGAAAGAAACAGGATGGCAAGTTAAAACTTCTTGTGAGTCCGAAGATGGACCTGAGTGTGGTGTAATAGTTTTCCAAGAAACCTCTGACCCAACTTACAGTTTTCTAGATCAGGAGGGTGAGAAGGAGATAGTTTCTAGGCCGCAGGAGATCTTAGTTAGTCCTGATGATACCAAACCAGACGTAAGGGAAGTGGAAGAGATTCCAACACCTAATGAGAGTTTGAGTACAACTCAATTAGATGAAAGTGTTGGAACTATGGTGTCTTTTGCGAGAGAAAGCACTCCTGAGCCAGGAAACATACACGAGGAGACAGAGCACAAGGCTCCCAGGCGAAGAAGAGTTTGGAAGACCTCTGAAGACGTCTACAATATGATAAGGGCACCGAAGGGAAACAAAAGGCATTGGCAGCTACCAAGTGTTGAAACAGAAACTACACAGAGGTCCTTTCAAATGGAAGGTGTAAGGATCCATGATTCTAGTGAGGAAATAGAAAGCACATCTGAGCAAGCCAGTGATTCAGGATTGCAAGAAAATTGGACCGTTCTTAAACAAATGTTTAGGCAGATGTTCCAGACAACAGATACTACTAAGGGAGAGGATGAAACTTATTGCTTGGTGGAATCTGAAAAGGAGCATATTGATATCCATCAAGAAGCTGGAGACGAGAATGGGAAAGAAACTTCTTACTGCCAAATTACTGGTACAGATAGATATGAAGAGAATGAATTGGAGACGGAGGATAAAGCCTATGCACATACCGTAGAAGATGAAGAATTGGAGTCTGAACAAGAAACAAACTGTAGAGAAGAGGAAGGTAACGTAGAAGTGCATGGAAAAACGTCTTTGGTCCGTGAACTAATTGGAGAAGAGGAGCCGGATGCTACTGGAATGGCTAGTGACCAAGATGATGAATACGTGCCGGAAGTATTTGAAGAAGCTGGCTGGGCTCAAGGACTTTCTGAACTTGATGAGATCAGAGAGCATCCAGATTCTCATGCTGAAATGCTTGAATATGATCGTAGTGAGACGGATTCAAACAAATCTTGCGAGAAATTTGACCAAACGCGGGAACTAGCAGAGGAAACCAAGATCGACTGTAGCGTAGATACTGACACCAGCAGGTCATCTTTTGAAACTAGACAAGGTGATTCACATACTGAGGAGGTTGGCTTCGAGCAGGATCTCAGGGATCAGTTCCATGAGAAAAACAGTGCTGCCAGTAGCACGGAAGAGCACGTTGAAGAAATAGATACTGATTCAATTCAAAGTGGTTGGAGCGTTGACGATAAAATCAAGTCTTATGTTGAGGAAAGTTTGGCTGCTCATATGCAGGATGGAGGTGCAAGTAAGGTTGAAGAAATAGAGGAACCCAAAGAAGAATCTGATGACATGGAAACAAGTCTAAGTGAAGAGAATAATGAAGATAAGACGGAACAAGAGCACCGGTTTGAGTGTCAAAAGGAGGAGGTAGATCGAAACAATGTAGAGTCAGCCGAGTCTTCCTGTTGTTTGCCGAAAGGAGATGAAGAAATTGGCGCAGCAACAGATataaacatgaaagaaaatgaGGGAGAGGAGAGTTGTCGATCATCTACTTCTGATGCTTCACAAAAAGAAGCAGACCGAGTTGAGAAACATCtgaaaaagaaagatgaagcaaaagaaaaagaaagagcgaaagagaaagagagatcaaTGGTAGAAAGAGCTATACGTGAAGCCCGGGAAAGAGCCTTTGCTGATGCTAAGGAAAGAGCAGGAAAAGCAGCAATGGAGAAAGCAAAAGCGAGAGTTCCCCGAAGAGTTGCTTCTGATGGTCCAAGGAGATCAGAAAAGGCATCTGTTGAGGTAAATGATAAGTTGTCATCAGCTGAGAAGGCTTCAATGCAAGCCAAACTCAGAGCCGAGCGTGCTGCTGTAGAGAGAGCACTCTCTGAGGCCAGAGAACGTGCCCTAGAAAAAGCATTGTCCGGTAAGTTTGATGCTTCTCAAACGAGAAGTTATGGTGGCAGCAAGTCATTTGGCTCTTCTGGTGATAGACGAGGCTCCTCATCTTCT GGTACAGAGAATAAAAGTTCGGGTCCTTCTAGTTCTTCAAACCAGACTG CCAAAGCTGAGCCAATCCAGAGATGCAAAGCTAGGTCTGAGAGACACCAGAGAACATCTGAGCGTGCG GCAGAGGCTCTTGCAGAGAAGAAACTCCGTGATCTCAAAGTCCAGAAAGAGGAGGCAGAGAGAAAT AGGCTCTCGGAAGCTCTTGATGCTGATGTCAAACGGTGGTCGAATGGAAAGGAAAACAACCTGCGGGCATTGCTCTCAACACTCCAATAC ATACTTGGAGCAGAGAGTGGATGGAAACCAATCCCTCTCACTGATCTTGTTTCAAGTGCTTCTGTGAGAAAAGCTTACAGAAAGGCAACTCTTTACGTTCATCCCGACAAGCTTCAACAACGTGGCGCATCCACACAACAGAAGTACATTTGCGAAAAGGTTTTTGACCTTCTCAAG GAAGCGTGGAACAAATTTGGTGCAGATGAACGATAA